In Thermococcus camini, a genomic segment contains:
- a CDS encoding transcription factor S, with protein MKFCPKCGNLMLPDRKRKVWVCRSCGYEEPFDEEKDREKTKITQKVEHKPDEGIIVVEQDVKTLPTTKVTCPKCGNDTAYWWEMQTRAGDEPSTIFYKCTKCGHVWRAYE; from the coding sequence ATGAAGTTCTGCCCAAAGTGCGGTAACCTCATGCTCCCGGACAGGAAGAGGAAGGTATGGGTCTGCCGCTCATGCGGTTATGAGGAGCCCTTTGATGAAGAGAAGGACAGGGAGAAAACAAAGATTACCCAGAAGGTCGAGCACAAGCCCGACGAGGGAATCATCGTCGTCGAGCAGGACGTTAAAACATTGCCGACCACCAAGGTCACCTGTCCGAAGTGCGGCAACGATACAGCTTACTGGTGGGAGATGCAGACGAGGGCCGGCGACGAGCCGAGCACGATATTCTACAAGTGCACCAAGTGCGGCCACGTCTGGAGGGCCTACGAGTGA
- a CDS encoding DNA polymerase sliding clamp encodes MPFEIVFDGAKDFADLIATASNLIDEAAFKITEEGIGMRAMDPSRVVLIDLNLPESIFSKYEVEEEETIGINMDHFKKILKRGKNKDTLILRKGDENFLEVTFEGTAKRTFKLPLIEVEELELDLPELPFTAKVIVLGEVLKEAVKDASLVSDAMKFIASENEFIMRAEGETNEVEIKLTLEDEGLLDLEVEEETKSAYGISYLADMIKGIGKADEVIIRFGNEMPLQMEYPIRDEGKLIFLLAPRVED; translated from the coding sequence ATGCCGTTCGAAATAGTTTTCGATGGTGCCAAGGATTTTGCCGATCTTATAGCCACCGCAAGCAACCTCATCGACGAGGCTGCCTTTAAGATAACCGAGGAAGGAATTGGAATGCGCGCCATGGACCCCAGCAGGGTCGTTCTCATCGACCTCAACCTCCCGGAGAGCATCTTCTCCAAGTACGAGGTAGAGGAAGAAGAAACGATAGGAATCAACATGGACCACTTCAAGAAGATACTCAAGCGCGGCAAGAACAAGGACACGCTCATTCTCAGGAAGGGCGATGAGAACTTCCTTGAGGTTACTTTCGAGGGAACGGCAAAGAGAACCTTCAAGCTCCCGCTCATCGAGGTTGAGGAGCTCGAACTCGACCTTCCAGAGCTTCCGTTCACCGCCAAGGTCATCGTCCTCGGAGAGGTTCTCAAGGAGGCAGTTAAAGATGCTTCCCTCGTCAGCGACGCCATGAAGTTCATAGCCAGCGAGAACGAGTTCATAATGCGCGCCGAGGGCGAAACGAACGAGGTCGAGATTAAGCTCACCCTTGAGGACGAAGGTTTACTCGACCTCGAGGTTGAGGAAGAAACGAAGAGTGCCTACGGAATCAGCTACCTCGCGGACATGATAAAGGGCATCGGCAAGGCCGATGAGGTTATAATCCGCTTCGGCAACGAGATGCCTCTCCAGATGGAGTATCCGATAAGGGACGAGGGCAAGCTGATATTCCTCCTCGCCCCGCGCGTCGAGGACTGA
- a CDS encoding DNA replication complex subunit Gins51 — protein MDIVKLRELLEAELSSPELTELDEEFYEEFDSLIKALKLGAESSRERGEDIEERLYLAQLGIAEKLMREIIKIRLHKIVDLAVEGIPGELTAEEKKIFTVLRAFIEREELAVPEVAEEKLPERVPENQAGPLKRTAPSEAYIIKFDLPKILDPELKEYGPFRAGDLVIIPRSLGKVLVERDAAERIRIAP, from the coding sequence GTGGACATCGTCAAGCTCAGGGAACTGCTCGAGGCGGAGCTTTCATCGCCGGAACTGACGGAACTAGATGAAGAATTCTACGAGGAGTTCGATAGCCTCATCAAGGCCCTAAAGCTCGGCGCGGAGAGCTCCCGTGAGAGGGGCGAGGACATCGAGGAGAGACTTTACCTTGCCCAGCTGGGAATAGCCGAGAAGCTCATGCGTGAGATAATCAAAATCAGGCTCCATAAAATCGTCGATCTGGCGGTCGAAGGAATCCCCGGCGAGCTGACTGCCGAGGAGAAGAAGATATTCACAGTTCTGAGGGCCTTCATTGAGCGTGAGGAACTTGCCGTTCCCGAGGTCGCGGAAGAGAAACTTCCCGAGAGGGTCCCGGAGAACCAGGCCGGGCCCTTGAAACGAACGGCCCCGAGCGAGGCGTACATAATCAAGTTTGACCTGCCGAAGATACTCGACCCTGAGCTTAAGGAGTACGGTCCCTTCCGGGCCGGAGACCTCGTTATTATTCCCAGAAGTCTCGGGAAGGTTCTCGTCGAGAGGGACGCGGCCGAGAGGATAAGGATCGCCCCATGA
- the ribH gene encoding 6,7-dimethyl-8-ribityllumazine synthase, with amino-acid sequence MEVKRIEGDFIGKGLRIGVVIARFNDLLTGELLKGALDCFERHGVDRVDVVKVPGSFEIPLVAKKLAESGKYDAVLALGAVVRGETRHFELVANEVAKGVAKVSLDSGVPVIFGVITVEDELQGLNRAGIKSNKGFEYAMATLEMANLMKKL; translated from the coding sequence ATGGAGGTGAAAAGGATCGAAGGAGACTTCATAGGGAAAGGTCTGAGAATTGGTGTCGTCATTGCCCGCTTCAACGACCTCCTGACCGGGGAGCTCCTCAAAGGGGCACTCGACTGTTTCGAAAGGCATGGCGTCGATAGGGTGGACGTTGTGAAGGTCCCGGGTTCCTTCGAGATACCGCTTGTTGCCAAAAAACTCGCCGAGAGTGGCAAATACGACGCGGTTTTGGCTCTCGGCGCGGTGGTTAGAGGAGAAACCAGGCACTTTGAGCTGGTTGCCAACGAGGTTGCCAAAGGCGTCGCCAAGGTCTCCCTCGACAGCGGAGTTCCCGTAATCTTCGGCGTGATAACTGTGGAAGACGAGCTCCAGGGCTTGAACAGAGCTGGAATAAAGAGCAACAAAGGCTTCGAGTACGCCATGGCAACGCTGGAGATGGCCAACCTGATGAAAAAACTTTGA
- a CDS encoding bifunctional 3,4-dihydroxy-2-butanone-4-phosphate synthase/GTP cyclohydrolase II produces MNWKEIRKAVLDGKPIVLIDDRREFEADLVYPAEIASSEVVNFMLSAKGLLCLTMDMDEALKRGFFSLPIKEGETNFLIPVDYRETFTGITAEERALTARKIAEGLGVEAFRYPGHLHLLGGVGLNRRKGHTESSLELMEFLGFKRYALIVEILDDEGDSHNRDYALAFAGEHGLPVLTTDDIWKEFVRRKQLIKVYANARLPTRYGDFRIIAFDNELDFREHVAIVKEPYGEVPLVRVHSKCLTGDTLASLKCDCGSQLSNALRMIAQEGGILLYMNQEGRGIGLKEKIKAYELQDKDLDTVEANEALGHKADERTYEAAFQMLRALGVSKIRLITNNPAKAKALEEFGIEVVEIIPAPGEVTEHNRPYLRVKAEKLGHRLPFEV; encoded by the coding sequence ATGAACTGGAAGGAGATTAGGAAAGCAGTTCTCGATGGGAAGCCGATAGTTCTAATAGATGATAGAAGGGAGTTCGAGGCGGATTTAGTTTACCCCGCGGAGATAGCTTCGTCCGAGGTCGTCAACTTCATGCTCTCTGCCAAGGGTCTTCTCTGCCTCACAATGGACATGGACGAGGCTCTAAAGCGGGGCTTCTTTTCGCTTCCGATCAAAGAAGGAGAAACGAACTTCCTGATTCCCGTTGATTACAGGGAGACCTTCACAGGAATAACCGCTGAGGAGAGAGCCTTAACCGCCAGGAAAATTGCAGAAGGGCTGGGCGTTGAGGCCTTCCGTTATCCCGGCCATCTGCACCTCCTTGGTGGGGTGGGCCTCAACAGGAGAAAGGGCCACACCGAGAGCTCGCTGGAGCTGATGGAGTTTCTGGGATTCAAGCGCTACGCCCTGATAGTGGAGATTCTCGACGACGAGGGAGATTCCCACAACAGGGACTACGCGCTGGCTTTTGCAGGGGAGCATGGTTTGCCCGTCCTCACAACAGACGACATCTGGAAGGAGTTCGTGAGGAGGAAGCAGTTGATCAAAGTTTACGCCAACGCGAGACTGCCGACGCGCTATGGAGACTTCAGAATAATAGCCTTCGACAACGAGCTGGACTTCAGGGAGCACGTGGCGATAGTGAAGGAACCCTACGGCGAGGTCCCGCTGGTGAGGGTTCACTCGAAGTGCCTCACGGGAGACACTTTGGCCTCGCTCAAGTGCGACTGCGGGAGTCAGCTGAGCAACGCCCTGAGGATGATAGCTCAGGAAGGGGGTATACTCCTCTACATGAACCAGGAGGGCAGGGGTATTGGTCTGAAGGAGAAGATAAAGGCCTATGAGCTTCAGGATAAGGATCTCGACACGGTTGAGGCAAACGAGGCGCTCGGTCACAAGGCGGATGAAAGAACCTACGAGGCAGCTTTTCAAATGCTCCGCGCTTTGGGTGTCTCGAAAATCAGGCTCATCACCAACAACCCGGCAAAGGCGAAAGCCCTCGAGGAGTTCGGAATCGAGGTCGTCGAGATCATTCCAGCTCCGGGCGAGGTTACGGAGCACAACAGACCTTACCTCCGGGTGAAGGCTGAGAAGCTCGGCCACAGGTTGCCCTTCGAGGTTTAG
- a CDS encoding riboflavin synthase encodes MFSGIVEGTGKALYSSGRLYVELPFEVKPGDSVAVNGACLTVVEFDGRRAVFDVGEETLRRTNLREAKVVNLERALKLGERLDGHIVTGHVDGTVRFLTVRRSGNTTWMAFEMPPERWGIAEKGSIALNGVSLTVAKVESNRFWIQVIPYTLENTNLGLLRPGERVNYEIDVLARYVKRIMEART; translated from the coding sequence ATGTTCAGCGGAATCGTTGAGGGAACAGGGAAAGCCCTCTACTCATCGGGAAGACTGTACGTAGAGTTGCCCTTCGAGGTCAAACCCGGAGACAGCGTCGCCGTTAACGGGGCCTGTTTAACCGTTGTGGAGTTCGACGGAAGAAGAGCGGTCTTCGACGTCGGCGAGGAAACGTTGAGGAGGACGAACCTCAGAGAGGCGAAGGTCGTTAACCTGGAGAGGGCTTTGAAGCTCGGCGAAAGGCTCGACGGGCACATAGTCACAGGTCACGTGGACGGGACGGTGCGCTTTTTAACCGTCAGACGCTCCGGGAACACCACCTGGATGGCCTTTGAAATGCCACCCGAGAGGTGGGGAATAGCTGAGAAGGGTTCCATAGCCCTAAACGGCGTCTCCCTGACGGTTGCTAAGGTAGAATCAAACCGCTTTTGGATTCAGGTGATTCCATACACACTCGAAAACACCAACCTTGGTCTTCTGAGGCCAGGGGAAAGGGTGAACTACGAAATCGACGTTTTGGCCAGATACGTGAAGCGTATCATGGAGGCGAGAACATGA
- the ribD gene encoding bifunctional diaminohydroxyphosphoribosylaminopyrimidine deaminase/5-amino-6-(5-phosphoribosylamino)uracil reductase RibD, which translates to MMQEDERFMWLALELARKGEGWVSPNPMVGAVIVKDGKIIGVGWHQRFGEKHAEVVAIEDAKQKGHDVRGATMYVTLEPCSYWGKQPPCADRIIEEGFKRVVVAMEDPNPLVAGRGIEKMTKAGVEVEVGVLEEKARKLNEIFIKYITTKMPFVSIKLALTLDGFIATENFSSQWITGEKARLKVQELRRRHMAIMVGSGTVLADDPRLNCRLENCPEKVKVILDRSARVAEAIKAGKRFKLFEDGRVIFFTERPELFEGIAEAYRITEPEEILRKLGELGIDSVLIEGGRIACEFLAFADKFYLFYGPKLFGNGIKPFECLKVESPNDAPMLEIESLERLGESFLVTAYPGDGDVQRNR; encoded by the coding sequence ATGATGCAGGAAGACGAGAGGTTTATGTGGCTCGCGCTCGAGCTCGCGAGGAAAGGCGAGGGCTGGGTCAGTCCTAACCCGATGGTTGGCGCGGTCATAGTCAAAGACGGAAAGATAATCGGCGTTGGATGGCATCAACGCTTCGGAGAGAAGCACGCAGAGGTTGTGGCTATAGAAGACGCTAAGCAGAAAGGCCACGACGTTAGGGGCGCTACCATGTACGTAACGCTCGAACCCTGCTCCTACTGGGGGAAGCAACCGCCATGCGCTGATAGGATAATAGAGGAGGGGTTCAAGCGCGTTGTAGTGGCGATGGAAGACCCCAACCCCCTCGTGGCCGGCAGGGGAATCGAGAAGATGACGAAGGCGGGGGTAGAGGTTGAGGTGGGCGTTCTGGAGGAAAAAGCCAGAAAGCTCAACGAGATTTTTATCAAGTACATAACCACAAAAATGCCGTTCGTTTCCATAAAGCTTGCCCTGACCTTAGACGGCTTCATCGCGACCGAAAATTTCTCTTCCCAGTGGATTACCGGAGAAAAAGCCAGACTAAAGGTTCAGGAGCTCAGGAGGAGGCACATGGCTATAATGGTAGGCTCCGGAACGGTTCTAGCAGACGACCCAAGGCTCAACTGCAGGCTTGAAAACTGCCCGGAGAAGGTGAAGGTGATCCTCGACCGCTCTGCAAGGGTTGCGGAAGCAATTAAAGCTGGCAAGAGGTTCAAACTCTTCGAGGACGGCAGAGTTATATTCTTCACCGAGAGGCCGGAACTCTTCGAGGGCATAGCCGAAGCGTATAGGATAACAGAACCCGAGGAAATCCTGAGGAAGCTTGGCGAGCTTGGCATCGACAGCGTTCTAATCGAGGGTGGAAGGATAGCGTGCGAGTTCTTAGCTTTTGCGGATAAGTTCTACCTCTTCTACGGGCCAAAGCTCTTCGGCAACGGAATCAAGCCCTTCGAGTGCCTGAAGGTGGAAAGTCCCAACGACGCCCCCATGCTCGAGATAGAATCGCTGGAGAGGCTCGGAGAGAGCTTCCTCGTGACGGCTTACCCAGGTGATGGAGATGTTCAGCGGAATCGTTGA
- a CDS encoding molybdopterin-dependent oxidoreductase, with product MPFSVCTRDCYDTCSILSEFKDRRLKVRGNPEHPITAGFLCPKGALLPKWFHAEDRLKRPLIRTGERGSGSFRETSWEEAIELVARKLRKTIEDHGSESVLVYQYAGDRGVVNYAFPLRLFHYLNTTMLDYGICDRAGQEALRDVYGTAVGMDPEELKNQRLIVYWGVNAFWTNLHGFVLARKYGLKIWSVDVVRTETAKRSDRFFQIKPDTDVLFALGVAKVIIEEGLHDKAFVRENVYGFKEFKNYVKTLSLDYVSRETGIGIEEIKTFAREFAEKRGVIHIGYGFQRSLAGGEAVRAIAILPALIGHSFGFIYDMKTIDKSYAEGAFLRTKPAKRIPQMKLAEYIERGGIKFLYVYNSNPLASLPNQNRLRKALIENDVFVVTHDIFLTDTALYSDVVLPANTFFERLDILDSYYHRYVALNEPVAKLYGKSNSEVTRLLAKALGIKNRHLYESDEEVIRKVLEMNGLNWETLKREGFLKVPEKPRRWETPSGKIEFFSQRAVKRGLSPFPKYRSFKGKYPLRLLTPTHRMTITSQYHNTHGMIDPNLYVNPSDAKERGLEDGDTVEVFNDNGSIRTEVRLTEDVPPGVVLLYKAFWAKLLGWNANFLTEDETVEKYGNGSAYHSTWVDVRKV from the coding sequence ATGCCCTTCTCAGTCTGCACCCGCGACTGCTACGACACATGCTCAATCCTGAGCGAGTTCAAGGACAGAAGGCTCAAGGTTAGAGGCAACCCCGAACATCCAATAACGGCCGGTTTCCTCTGCCCGAAGGGGGCGCTCCTCCCAAAGTGGTTCCACGCGGAGGACCGGCTCAAAAGGCCGCTCATTAGGACGGGTGAGAGGGGAAGCGGGAGCTTTAGGGAGACGAGCTGGGAGGAAGCTATTGAACTCGTTGCCAGAAAGCTGAGGAAGACGATTGAAGATCACGGAAGCGAGAGCGTTTTAGTTTACCAGTACGCCGGGGACAGGGGAGTTGTGAACTACGCCTTCCCGCTGAGGTTGTTCCATTATCTCAACACCACCATGCTCGACTACGGAATCTGCGACAGGGCAGGTCAGGAGGCTTTGAGAGACGTCTACGGGACGGCAGTTGGAATGGATCCGGAGGAGCTCAAAAACCAGCGGTTGATAGTTTACTGGGGTGTTAATGCGTTCTGGACGAACCTGCACGGCTTTGTCCTGGCGAGGAAATATGGCCTCAAAATATGGAGTGTTGATGTCGTCAGAACCGAAACCGCCAAGCGCTCTGACAGGTTCTTCCAGATAAAGCCGGACACCGACGTTCTCTTTGCCCTTGGAGTTGCAAAGGTTATAATCGAAGAAGGACTCCATGATAAAGCCTTCGTCCGCGAGAACGTTTACGGCTTCAAAGAATTCAAGAATTATGTAAAAACATTATCGCTTGATTATGTAAGCAGGGAGACAGGGATAGGGATTGAGGAGATAAAGACCTTCGCGAGGGAGTTCGCCGAGAAGAGGGGAGTAATCCACATAGGCTACGGCTTCCAGCGCTCCTTAGCTGGAGGAGAGGCCGTAAGGGCAATAGCTATCCTTCCAGCCTTAATAGGCCATTCCTTCGGCTTCATCTATGACATGAAGACCATAGACAAAAGCTACGCCGAGGGCGCTTTTCTTAGAACTAAGCCAGCTAAAAGAATTCCCCAGATGAAGCTTGCCGAGTACATCGAACGGGGCGGGATAAAGTTCCTCTACGTCTACAACTCCAATCCCCTCGCGAGCCTGCCGAATCAGAACCGGCTGAGGAAAGCGCTGATTGAGAACGACGTTTTCGTGGTCACACACGATATCTTTCTCACAGATACCGCCCTCTACTCCGACGTCGTCCTTCCGGCAAACACTTTTTTCGAGAGGCTTGACATCCTCGATTCCTACTACCACCGCTACGTGGCTTTAAACGAGCCGGTAGCGAAACTCTACGGGAAGAGCAACAGCGAGGTGACGAGGCTTCTGGCGAAGGCGCTGGGCATTAAAAATCGCCACCTCTACGAGAGCGACGAGGAGGTCATCAGGAAGGTCCTTGAGATGAACGGTTTAAACTGGGAGACGCTGAAAAGGGAGGGCTTCCTCAAAGTCCCAGAAAAGCCGAGAAGGTGGGAAACGCCGAGCGGGAAGATAGAGTTTTTCTCTCAGAGGGCTGTAAAAAGGGGCCTAAGTCCATTTCCCAAGTACAGAAGCTTCAAAGGTAAATACCCGCTTCGGCTGCTCACTCCGACCCACAGAATGACGATAACGAGCCAGTACCATAACACACACGGAATGATCGACCCGAACCTTTACGTCAATCCCTCTGATGCCAAAGAGAGAGGCCTTGAAGACGGAGATACCGTGGAGGTCTTCAACGACAACGGGAGCATCAGGACTGAGGTCAGGCTTACGGAGGACGTTCCGCCGGGAGTGGTTCTGCTTTACAAGGCTTTCTGGGCTAAACTTCTCGGCTGGAACGCGAACTTTCTGACAGAGGATGAAACCGTCGAAAAGTACGGGAACGGCTCTGCATACCATTCAACATGGGTCGATGTCAGGAAGGTTTGA
- a CDS encoding peroxiredoxin, with protein MVVIGEKFPEVEVNTTHGRIKLPDYFAEKGKWFVLFSHPADFTPVCTTEFYAMQKRAEEFRKLGVEPIGLSVDQVFSHLKWMEWIKENLGEEITFPVIADDRGDLAEALGMIPSGATITARAVFIVDDKGIIRAIVYYPAEVGRDWDEILRLVKALKISTEKGVALPHKWPNNELIGDRAIVPPAGTVDAIKEREEAKAKGEIECYDWWFCHKKLD; from the coding sequence ATGGTAGTGATAGGAGAAAAGTTCCCTGAGGTTGAGGTCAACACCACCCACGGCAGGATAAAGCTGCCCGACTACTTCGCCGAGAAGGGCAAGTGGTTCGTTCTCTTCAGCCACCCCGCTGACTTCACCCCGGTCTGTACGACCGAGTTCTACGCGATGCAGAAGCGCGCCGAGGAGTTCAGGAAGCTTGGCGTCGAGCCGATCGGGCTGAGCGTTGATCAGGTCTTCAGCCACCTTAAGTGGATGGAGTGGATCAAGGAGAACCTCGGAGAGGAGATAACCTTCCCGGTCATAGCCGACGACAGGGGCGACCTTGCAGAGGCCCTCGGCATGATCCCGAGCGGTGCAACGATAACCGCGAGGGCTGTCTTCATCGTCGACGACAAGGGAATAATAAGGGCCATCGTCTACTACCCGGCCGAAGTCGGCAGGGACTGGGACGAGATACTCAGGCTCGTCAAGGCCCTCAAGATAAGCACCGAGAAGGGCGTTGCCCTGCCGCACAAGTGGCCCAACAACGAGCTCATCGGCGACCGCGCCATCGTTCCGCCGGCCGGAACAGTCGACGCCATCAAGGAGCGCGAGGAAGCCAAGGCCAAGGGCGAGATCGAGTGCTACGACTGGTGGTTCTGCCACAAGAAGCTTGATTGA
- a CDS encoding ABC transporter permease, which translates to MSFVRKFVSIYRTDLKLLRRDPMLLYSVGMTLILLFVVRYFKVRMGMLYPLVALLVLVFIPMIFGMIPGFMMADEKEDKTIQALQVIPISSEAFLAYRLTWASLITAALTAVAPKILEIEVPRRGVLALVALFVLEVWIYGLLIVIFAESRMQALTVSKILGWLLMLPPAVKLLVVWRNLSTDWSKLTAFLPTYWTYRVFEGIALNDYGDFPVAVAVHLAWLVPLVVLFRRRVV; encoded by the coding sequence ATGAGCTTTGTAAGGAAGTTTGTGAGCATCTACAGGACGGATCTGAAACTGCTCCGCAGGGATCCAATGCTCCTCTACAGCGTTGGTATGACGCTGATTCTGCTCTTCGTCGTCCGCTACTTCAAGGTAAGAATGGGAATGCTCTACCCCCTCGTGGCCCTCCTCGTGCTGGTCTTCATCCCAATGATATTCGGCATGATACCCGGCTTCATGATGGCCGACGAGAAGGAGGACAAAACCATACAGGCCCTGCAGGTCATCCCCATTTCGAGCGAGGCATTTTTGGCATACCGCCTGACATGGGCGTCCCTGATAACGGCGGCTCTCACGGCAGTTGCCCCGAAGATACTTGAGATTGAAGTGCCCCGGAGGGGAGTGCTTGCTCTTGTGGCCCTTTTCGTCCTTGAGGTGTGGATTTACGGACTGCTCATAGTGATTTTTGCCGAGTCGAGGATGCAGGCTTTGACAGTATCCAAGATCCTGGGCTGGCTCCTCATGCTCCCACCCGCGGTAAAGCTCCTCGTGGTGTGGAGGAACCTTTCAACCGACTGGAGCAAGCTCACAGCCTTCCTGCCGACGTACTGGACGTACCGAGTCTTTGAGGGTATAGCCCTAAACGATTACGGCGACTTCCCGGTGGCGGTGGCCGTTCACTTAGCCTGGCTCGTCCCGCTGGTGGTGCTCTTCAGGAGAAGGGTGGTTTAG
- a CDS encoding fluoroquinolone export ABC transporter permease subunit: protein MIGNIIRTNLVIGVRSYVYPIYVLIGLAYGLMLMVFPDQYLSTMVPIFLLFEPGLVGFMFVGTEIFAEKKDGAIGALAVTPIDWRSYIIAKTLIMSLLSVIGAVLIMVIGTRSLKGLPYVIIGVFLVSIVYTLLGIGISAKYHDLDDYFIPIIGVMVVSLLPFAHYHGYLAGGIWRVLYLIPSYPALYFFKAPFEEISRDTLMLSGVGLIIWSGVAYCLARIRFYKYAVEGVR from the coding sequence ATGATTGGGAACATAATCAGGACGAACCTTGTCATTGGAGTGAGAAGCTACGTTTATCCGATATACGTATTAATAGGATTAGCTTATGGGTTAATGCTCATGGTGTTTCCGGATCAGTATCTCTCTACTATGGTGCCGATTTTTCTCCTCTTTGAGCCAGGACTTGTAGGTTTTATGTTCGTGGGCACCGAGATATTTGCCGAAAAGAAAGATGGTGCTATAGGAGCCCTAGCTGTAACTCCAATAGATTGGAGAAGCTACATTATTGCCAAAACCCTTATCATGAGCCTGTTATCGGTCATTGGTGCAGTGCTGATAATGGTCATTGGAACGAGGTCTCTCAAAGGCCTGCCTTACGTAATAATCGGTGTGTTCCTTGTCTCTATTGTTTACACGCTCCTTGGCATAGGAATTTCCGCGAAATACCATGACCTGGACGATTACTTCATTCCAATAATAGGCGTCATGGTGGTCTCGCTCCTGCCCTTTGCCCACTATCATGGTTACCTAGCCGGCGGGATATGGAGGGTCCTTTACCTCATACCGAGCTACCCGGCCCTGTACTTCTTTAAAGCACCCTTTGAAGAGATTTCAAGAGATACATTGATGCTTTCTGGTGTTGGTTTGATAATCTGGAGTGGTGTAGCGTATTGCCTCGCCAGAATCAGGTTTTACAAGTACGCGGTGGAGGGAGTGAGATGA
- a CDS encoding ABC transporter ATP-binding protein, protein MPVIEVENVRKYYGEVRGVDGLSFSVEKGEIYGFLGPNGAGKTTTVKILVKILRDYDGAVKILGKDLREWGKDYYNKIGVSFEFPAVYSKLTALENLEFFASFYRKHLDPLEVLKVVGLESEADKLVSGFSKGMKKKLDLARALLPDPEILFLDEPLEGLDPASARRIKDLLLEMRESGKTIFLTTHNMYVADELCDRVAFIVDGAVRLVDNPSNLKVKMGKRRVKVEYVAAGDVGVKEFPIEGIGQNKEFFDIIKNYEVRRINTEEPTLEEIFLKVTGRRLV, encoded by the coding sequence ATGCCCGTCATTGAGGTTGAGAACGTTAGGAAGTACTACGGCGAGGTCAGGGGCGTTGATGGACTGAGCTTCTCCGTAGAGAAGGGTGAAATCTACGGCTTTCTTGGGCCGAACGGGGCCGGCAAGACGACAACTGTCAAAATTTTGGTGAAAATCCTGAGGGACTATGATGGGGCCGTAAAAATCCTTGGGAAAGACCTCAGGGAGTGGGGCAAAGACTACTACAACAAAATCGGCGTCTCCTTCGAGTTTCCAGCGGTTTATTCAAAGCTCACCGCTTTGGAAAACCTTGAGTTCTTTGCGAGTTTTTACAGAAAGCATCTCGATCCTCTAGAAGTCCTCAAGGTTGTCGGGCTTGAAAGCGAAGCGGATAAGCTCGTCTCCGGCTTCTCCAAGGGCATGAAGAAGAAGCTCGACCTCGCGAGGGCTTTACTCCCCGACCCGGAGATTCTGTTCCTTGATGAACCTCTGGAAGGCCTCGACCCTGCGAGCGCGAGGAGGATAAAGGACCTGCTCCTTGAGATGCGCGAAAGTGGGAAAACCATCTTTCTCACGACCCACAACATGTACGTTGCGGATGAGCTCTGCGATAGAGTGGCATTCATCGTGGACGGTGCTGTGAGGCTCGTGGATAATCCAAGTAATCTCAAAGTAAAGATGGGGAAAAGGCGTGTCAAGGTGGAATATGTTGCTGCCGGTGATGTTGGTGTTAAAGAATTCCCAATTGAGGGAATTGGTCAGAACAAGGAGTTTTTTGACATTATCAAAAACTATGAAGTACGTAGAATCAACACCGAGGAGCCTACCCTTGAAGAAATCTTCCTCAAGGTAACGGGGAGGAGACTCGTATGA
- a CDS encoding thioredoxin family protein, producing MIVEYNGNTELNSGKVVLWFSIPGCPPCRIVESFMEELSAEFPEITVVHINAEEWNDLVNRFDILNVPTLVYLKDGEEVARQNLIRRKEEVLIRFEGLKKLLDETFK from the coding sequence ATGATAGTGGAATACAATGGAAACACCGAGCTAAACTCTGGCAAAGTTGTGCTGTGGTTCTCCATCCCGGGCTGTCCGCCGTGCAGAATAGTCGAGAGCTTCATGGAAGAGCTCAGTGCGGAGTTCCCGGAGATAACGGTCGTTCACATCAACGCCGAGGAATGGAACGACCTTGTGAACCGCTTTGACATCCTCAACGTCCCGACGCTGGTCTACCTTAAGGACGGGGAAGAGGTTGCCAGGCAGAACCTCATAAGGAGGAAAGAGGAGGTTCTCATAAGGTTTGAAGGTCTGAAGAAACTCCTTGATGAGACCTTCAAATAA